In Heteronotia binoei isolate CCM8104 ecotype False Entrance Well chromosome 1, APGP_CSIRO_Hbin_v1, whole genome shotgun sequence, the genomic window tggccaagtgcaaagtaatgcacattggggccaagaatcccagctacaaatacaagttgatggggtgtgaactggcagagactgaccaagagagagatcttggggtcgtggtagataactcactgaaaatgtcaagacaatgtgcggttgcaataaaaaaggccaatgccatgctggaaattattaggaagggaattgaaaacaaatcagccagtatcataatgcccctgtataaatcgatggtgtggtctcatttggaatactgtttacagttctggtcaccgcacctcaaaaaggatattatagcattgaaaaaagtgcagaaaagggcaactagaatgattaaagggttgaaacactttccctatgaagaaaggttgaaacgctttgggctctttagcttggagaaacgtcgactgcggggtgacatgatggatgtttacaagattatgcatgggatggagaaagtacagaacgactttctcacaatacaagaactcgtgggcattcgatgaaattgctgagcagtcgggttaaaacagataaaagcaagtacttcttcacccaaagggtgattaacatgtcaaattcactatatatatatataattttttttggccactgtgtgacacggagtcttggactggatgggccattggcctgatccaacatggcttctcttatgttcttaattccagAGAACCAGCAGCAGCCTGTCAAaagccgatatttctcaataatcagtcttttgttttaaatcaaagctgttttattgttagaaactcagaagctgtaccaaggacacaagccttgggagtaatgacatacacacagttacacagttgctatataggatatcatcaaaggttaccatacagatgcatacttgagtcacgggttcaaaggttgctatacaactattttattactaagggaTTTaagctattggaaacatcaaccattctcacactagtctgggagaagataagagttgtctgtgtgaacctgtgggagaggcaacttgaaagtggtaccagccagactgtagcataaacatccttgggccagatggatttattacttgcccaatggttgtaaataagggtgGAGCAGTAAAGAGCTGGTGGCCTAAGGAACCatcatgttacagaaataagtgcGCTTGACTGCTGAGCCCTAGACCAGTGATCTGACTCACTACATGGCAGCATGCTTGACTGTGTTTGCCTGTCCTTAGAACACACGAAAgcttttgttgttcttaaaggtgccgcttgactcctacgttgttctactgcttcagaccaacacggctgcccacttgggtctAGCATTATTGAAAGAGGAGGCAATAATGTGCTACTTGGGAGGGAGGTCACGATCACTTAAAAAGAGGCCCAGAGAAGAGGGCAATCTTTCCCGCCCCCTTTGTGTTTCCGCCACGTTAGTCACTCGGGAATCCGCTCAGAACCCGAAGAGAGGTCTCTGTGGAACGCTCTTTTCCCTTTATCTCTATAGGCACAGCGAGAGTGGGAGGGACCGGAAGTTGGTAAAAAAATTTCCCCCGGAGGGCGACGTAAACCAGCGCGGGCGCACTAGAAGTACCCCAAGAGCCGCTGTTTGTCGGTTGTTGCGGCCTTCACGGCGGCGTTGTTGTTTTGTCGGTCATCGGAACGAGGATTCTACCTGGGCCGTTGCCATGGCGATGCAAGCGGCGAAACGCGCCAACGTAAGTGCCGGGCTGCCTCCCCGCTTCCCCGGGCCGGGACAGCCCTCTGGCAGCAggggctcctctccctctttccGCGCTGGCTCAGGCCCCACGAATGCAGCCGtattatggaggggggggggggcgaggcagGAGATTCGCCTGATTTTGGGGGGTGATGGTTGGCACCGGAAACTCGTTACGTGGGAATGCGGCTCCAGACAGCCACACGGAAATGAACTGCGACCTGTGTGTGTGCATTGAAATAAGTGTCAGGGAAAGCTTCGCTTGCGTTTGCCATATCCcgtctggccactggcagggggggtgggggtgggattgccagatccaggctgggaaactcctggatatttggggatggagcctggggaggagtggGACGTCAgtggggtccaatgccatagactccagccctccaaagcatccattttctccagaactgatctctgagATGAGCTGgttgggcaggggggaggagtcacagactctcagcccaacctacctcgcAGATTCGTTGCTGCTTTGGGTGCCTGTTGGAGAGAAAGgtagagtataaatgaagcagATTTGTTACCAAGAGCTATGATGTTCAGAGTATGCCATAAATGCAAATCCTGCTGTATGAGGATGTTTTTAAAGCAATGCAATCgattgttgctgtttttttaatcCTACTGGCTCTCTAAGAAACTCAGGGCAACAGCTTATATGATTTATTTTCTCTACGTTTTTCCTCACAGCATCCCTATGAGGCCAAGAGTGACTGGCACAGAGTCACCCATTGAGCTTCTCTCCTTGCCTAGGCTGATCCTAGCCTGATACGAACCACCATGCAACcatgtatttctctttaataagATGCATGATCAAAGTATAGGAACCAGCAGCTGACCCGCTTCCTTAACTTTGGTCTGCCCCACTCATAAATCAACCAGTTTATGATTATTATTTAAAGGGTTA contains:
- the SF3B6 gene encoding splicing factor 3B subunit 6 isoform X1, translated to MCYLGGRSRSLKKRPREEGNLSRPLCVSATLVTRESAQNPKRGLCGTLFSLYLYRHSESGRDRKLVKKFPPEGDVNQRGRTRSTPRAAVCRLLRPSRRRCCFVGHRNEDSTWAVAMAMQAAKRANIRLPPEVNRILYIRNLPYKITAEEMYDIFGKYGPIRQIRVGNTPETRGTAYVVYEDIFDAKNACDHLSGFNVCNRYLVVLYYNANRAFQKMDTKKKEEQLKLLKEKYGINTDPPK